Below is a genomic region from Medicago truncatula cultivar Jemalong A17 chromosome 3, MtrunA17r5.0-ANR, whole genome shotgun sequence.
ACAAGCAACTGAATCAACTCTTCGGTATCAAAGAGGTAATTTGTAACAACTCGactttcaattcaaattcaaaaacttCTTTCAGCCTTTAAATGATGCATGATAAGTGTTATTGAAACTCATAAACATGAATACTTGTGCTTCCTGCATCCAGAAGTACCATGCATGCTACTTTACCAGAACACAAATTTGTTGTACTAACTGCGTCCCGCAGATTTCAATCTCAATTGTATGATCTAAATTAACGCCCAAgattgtttaaaattaattttgttatttggtaaaattaacaGCCTAGACCGTTTAATCGATACAACAATATCTTGCAGGGGAACCAATTTCTGTGCTAGACGGAGTACCTGTTGCTATAAAGGACGAAATAGATTGTTTACCATATCCAACAACAGGTAGTGTAATGTGCTGTTGTATTCTCAGGTGTCATCTATTCAAATAGTTAAGCTGTTGATTTCATAATTCACTAAAGCATCTTAAAATGGTGTCTTAAAGGAGGTACAAAGTGGCTCCATAAAGAAAGGCCTTGTAAAGATGATGCTTGCTGTGTTAAGCGTTTAAGGCAATGTGGCACCATACTTGTTGGGAAATCCAACATGCATGAACTTGGATCTGGAACTAGTGGGATAAATCCACATTATGGGTAAGAGTACAACGTGTTACGCTCATTCATGTTATGTTACATATTTGGAGTCTTCTGACATGTCTGTTTATTTACTTTACAGGCCTACTAGAAATCCATATGATTGCAAAAAAATTGCAGGAGGTTCTTCTGGTGGATCTGCTTCTTTGGTGTCAGCAGGATTGTGCCCTGTTGCCCTTGGTGTTGACGGGGGAGGTATTTGATTTATATGCGTTGATACAGTTTCCTTATGTTGTTAATTGAACAAGAAAACAGTTGCAGGAAATGAACAAGACAAAGGAGAAATAACTGTTTTCATTCATATAATTGGTCTGATAAAATACAAACAGAACACACAACCTGTTTTACATAGTTTGACAATACATAAAACTTCCAATAACTACCACAATACAAcacaattaattaaagaaaactgaacagcagttactaaaataaaataaccaacACATAATACATAAAAGTCTCCACATCAGCAGTCCTAAGCATGATATTTAACAccttagattattatttttccttattttgaGAGATTCTCccttgtatatatatttgtatatctCCATCGTGTAATGCAAGTTAGTCATTCTAAACTATGCAATTATGTTTAAAGATAAAAGACCAGATAAATCATCATTGTTTGTTGTATCGCAGcatttcaaatttatttgtgTGGAATAGCTAAGTAAATCTATTATATTATTACACAAATCTTCAATATTACTTGTAAGAGAAAAACAGGTGAATTACTACGATATTTGCACCTGTTCAGGATCTGTAAGGATGCCAGCTGCTCTTTGTGGTGTTGTTGGTTTGAAGCCAACCTTCGCACGTATACCACACGACGGGTGAGCATTCATTTAGGGTGTATCATATTAAATATTAGGAGGGTTTCAATAATGAATGACTTAAAAGAATGGCCTTCTGCTACATTCAGAGTTCTTCCTATAAACTGGACAGTTGGAATGGTTGGAATACTAGCAGGCACTGTTGAGGATGCAATGATCGTGTTAGTAGCCTTTTCTTTAATACTTTATCTTCAAGGAAGATTTAAGATTGGTTTTACAGCATCTATTGTTCAACTGTTTACAGTTATGCAGCTCTCAGTGGCGAAATTCCATCTCATCATCCCTCAAGTGTATTGGTAAGGATTTGTTTTCCAAATTAATGATCTTGATCATTTATTAGTCTTCCAATGTTTCAAATATCACATATGATTCTGATTAGATATACACTTTTAATAATCTCTTTGAACCTTTAAAACCTTTGTGTAATACTTCAGACCAAGATAAATATCCCACGGCTAAGCTCGACAAAGTCCATATCTCACATCAGGTTGGCGAAATACGGGAAGGTTAGACACCTATTTGCAGGATATAAACATGcattatcattattaaaaaactaGATTGTTCTAACGTCATTTATGTTCTTTAACCACTACTTCCATCTATTAGTGGTTTGATGATTGCAGTAATGATGTCAAAGTATGCTGCTCTCTAGCTTTGCATAAGCTTCAAGATCATTACAATTGGAaggtattaaaaaatataaaaattctattAGATAATGGTTGCTTCTTCCCCTTTTCAACAAATCTAAACTGATGGACTATTTGATGtgaattagaaagaaaaaagggaTCCTAATTTTAAGTGTGAGTTGCTAGGAATTTGATAATTTTGTCCTCAAATTAGCAAAATTGAAACATGACCTTAGAAATTGAACATCACGGATCGTATTGGTCATTTTGGGTGGGTAAATTTAGTCTTGAAAATATCCCCTGAAGCACCAACGTGATTTAAGATTTACAATTTCGAAtcattatttttgaatttcatgaattcTAGGATTGAATTGCTCAAACTcaattttagggactaaaagatAGAACGCTCACAAAGCAGTTCTAAAATAATTACTTAACCTACATCTGAGAAACATCAGAGCCAATACTTGCTTACCTGCTaatgtatattttttcaaacataCAAGATAATAGATGTCACCGTACCCGAAATAGAAGTCATGCGGCTGGCACATTATATAACAATTGGATCAGAGTGTTCCACTGCGCTTGATTCTTATAAAGAAAAGTATGCCATCTTTACAAACTCTTTGCTTTACTCCTTATTGGCCTCTAGATTGAAAGAGCATAATTTCTGACATCACTACATTACTACCAAAGGAATTTTGCAGAATTAGGATGGGATGTAAGGGTAGCACAGAGTATCTATGGTGCTTTCAGCGGTATAGAGTATGTTAAAGCTCAAAGAATCAGGTGAGTGAAACAAGGTGTTTCAATGCCGGTGTTTCGCTGTTTACAAATCattgaaatttttgtatttatggCAACTTGTTCTTTAAATGTGAACAGGAATCGCCAATTGCAGTTTCACAAGAAGATATTTTCCGAAGCGGATGTCATTGTTTCACCAACAACAGGGTTGGTCATGTTCTATTGAATTTCACAAAATGATACATTTTAACCATATCAACTTTCTCTTAATTATGTAATCaaatatttatgatatatttaccAGTGTGACAGCATATCCGATTCAAGATGATGCCTTGAAGACAGGTGAACTTGACTATGTCAATGGAGGTATACAAggattttatatgtttattgaACTTTACATGTTCGCTattaattgatattattttatttttaataactgttTGCCATTATTTCAGCTGCACTTGTTCGTTATTCCATAGCAGGAAACTTCCTAGGACTTCCTGCTGTCACTGTCCCGGTAGGGTTAAACTCTCCCTTAGTTACATTATACTTgcaccatattttattttatttacacaAGACTTTAGATGTTATTtatatgctatatatatatgtgtgctTCGCACTTCACAGGTTGGGTATGATAAATTTGGTTTGCCTATTGGTCTTCAATTTATTGGAAGGCCTTGGTCTGAAGCAACACTAATCCACTTGGCATTTGCAATGCAGGTAAACATTTCTTTCGTTGTAGAATATTCACTTGTGCAGTATTGGTCATTTCTTTTAtatcattcaaattcaaatgaagaaCATGCATATCAATGAATCATTATATATGTAATAATTACAGCATATGCATATTAAAGAGTCATTATATTTGCAAGTTTATAACAGAAACAAATGAAGAATTTTATGGAGATATAGTCGTTTGAGTTGCATGCTTCATAAATTTTCTATGCCTGTAAATTGAAAGATGTGGTATTGTTGTGATTTCAGGCTATCTGCATGCCAGATTACAGAAAGCCAGAGCTTTACTATGATCTGCTAAGAAGATAAAAGGATGAATACTCAGAAGCAGTAGCACATTGTTTCCAGctaaaggaaagctttcattgTAGTTTGTTTGAGCTAGTAGgattttttttcccctttagGTGGATTGGATTTCATCCATTATTATTACAAAACTTGATGCCTTTGATGGAAATTTAGGATTTTTgccttttttattcaattccaCGAGcattgaaattatattttggtactcagcATTACTAATGAATGCATGTCTTTCTTAACTCTTTCCCCTACCCAGATATGCAATACTCAAACAACACTTTCAAAATTGTTCTATTGTGTAAACAAAAGTTACTAGGAGACTTCAATTCCAATCTTCCAATGAAGCAAGTAAAGAAGGCAAGTAAACGACACTATAGAGAATGTATATATATGAAAACCGTTTTTCTTTCCTGAAATGAGAATTTAGGTGTAACATATTAGTCATTGTTTCAAcctattatttttcaaaatcatgaGGTTTGGTCCATTTAAACTGTCCATGAGACTAATTAATCAGACTTGTAAAACACTTTGTTTTAAAGAACTTGAAACACTAATGGTATGTCATGGACGGGACACAGTCTGCTGCATGTTTCCAACTCCTTCCCGGCAAAAAGCATCAATTCTGCAACTAGTGTTATCTAGATACATGTACACCTAAGTTTAGATTTATACTCGTTAAATGCTTATTATAAAGCacatttacaatttactttattttttctcttaccTCTTTTACAATGACTTTCTGTTCTGCTTAAGCCCTTGTAGGATAGAACCTACCAAAACTAAAGTGGCTTTTTCCAAAGCTATTAGATGGATTTAGCGAAGTTGATGAATCTCTTTTTGGAAAACTCAAATCACTATTATGTAATTTCAACTGCTCACCGCCATCTTGGGGACCTGGTGGTGTAACTTCACTAGTTAACTCCATAGTGTCCTCTGAATCAAATATGAAGTCTTCCAATGTTGCAAGGGACATCAACTTCTGTCCTAGAGATTCGATGGTTTTCCGACACTCGGAAAATCTAGTAGCAGCCAATGCCAGTTCCTTCTCCTACATCAAATGATGCCAAAATATAAAATGGTTAATGCAAAATTTAGCTATTTAATCATCGATCGaaattccaaaatattttcTGGAATCTGGAGTCTCACATGTTAAATTTTCAACTAAATAAAACTTAGCTCTAAGTATCACGCAATTCACAATTATCAATTTCAATCATCCAAAAAGAGTGAGATTGTTAGCTATTCTGTTTAAGCAATATATTAATCTATGCTAAGATTAGAGATTTTTCATTGTGCATTTACCAAACTTACCTGCTTGAACATTAACTCGCTATCAACACCTTCCCTATGCAGTGTCTCAGTGTCTTGATGAAGTTGAGTTTCTTTCTTCACTCTCAAAAGCTCTTCTTCCAACTTTTCACACTTGGCCAAATTACCAGCAGACAAAGCCCGCTCTTTCTCAATCTCTTCCTCCAGTGAACAGATTTTTGAGATCAATTCTTCTGCCTCAGTTTGAGTAGCTCTCAGTTTTGACTCAGCATTCTCATTTTTTGCTCGGGATACTTTTAGTTCTTCATATTCTTCTTCGTTTGATTTATTTGCAACAACTAACTGTTTTTGAAGCTCAATCACCTCCAACTCCACTTCCTTTACCCGACTTTGTGATACCTTGAGCTGTTTTTGGCACTCGATTAAATCAACCTCTAGCTCAAGTTTATCTGCAGACAAAGCCCGCTCTTTATCAATCTCTTCCTCCAGTGAACAGATTTTTGAAATCAATTCTTCCACCTCAGTTTGAGCAGCTCTCAGCTTTGACTCAACTTTCTCATTTTTTGCTCGGGATGCTTTAAGTTCTTCATATTCTTCTTTGATCGATTTATTTGCAAAAGTTAACTGTGTTTGAAGCTCAATTACCTCCAACTCTGCTTCCTTTACCCGACTTTGTGATACCACGAGCTGCTTTTGGCACTCATTTAAATCCATCTCTAGCTCTATTTTATCTGCCTCCATTTTCGCTAGCTTCTTCTCCAACGCATCATTCTTTTGAACCAATGCTTCCACTTCAGCATACACTGTGTCTGTTCCCTGGCCAACATTAGGTTGGTCTGATGCAGTATCTGGCAATGCAGCAAGCCTTTCCATTTCGAGGAAATCATCCATCAGATCAATCTGAGTTGAAAGGCATATACGGTTTGGTGCAGTGGTGTTTTCATTCTTAAATTGATCCAATTCTGTAATTGAAGCAGATGGCCATGAGTCATAATGCTTTGGTTCACCTTCATTTATCTCCCTGCCTCCAAATTTGTGCATGTCACTTTCAACCACCAATAGCCTCTCTCCATTATCTGACATACTATCTGTGAATGACTCTGCATAAACGGAATAGTAAGTCAAAGACCTGCGATCATTGACAGAGAATGTTTTGCGAGCCACTGCATTCAATCTCTGGCACTCGGCTTCAAGCTTAGCCACCTTCGTTATGCTCTCCAAATGTTGCTTGCTTTCTCTTTCAGCAGCTTGGGTGCTCAAATCCCATTCAATGGTTTTGAATTTTAGTTCCTCGAGTCGAGATTGTAGTTCAATTTTCAGACTTGAATTCTCCCTCTCCACATCCTGGAGCCTCTGCAAAAGATCAGAGTTAACTGATGTAGCAGCATCTTCTTTAGCTGTTTGAAGTTGAACCTCAAGCTCAGTAACTTTCCACTCAAGCTCGTCTCTTTTGGATTCCCAATTACAAGAGTTGTTTGCAACAGCTTCAAGGGTCTTTTGCTCTTGCTCTTCTCTAGCTTGTCTAAGCTGCCT
It encodes:
- the LOC11429496 gene encoding filament-like plant protein 3, whose amino-acid sequence is MEPRSWMSHSKSFEKSSSESMSSHSQTHDQVYATHIVPSPEVISEGASNEEVVTDVHTLTGKLSAALLDISAKEDLVKQNAKVAEEAVSGWEKAENEVLTLKQQLDAAKQQNAVLEDQVSHLNGKLKDCMRQLRQAREEQEQKTLEAVANNSCNWESKRDELEWKVTELEVQLQTAKEDAATSVNSDLLQRLQDVERENSSLKIELQSRLEELKFKTIEWDLSTQAAERESKQHLESITKVAKLEAECQRLNAVARKTFSVNDRRSLTYYSVYAESFTDSMSDNGERLLVVESDMHKFGGREINEGEPKHYDSWPSASITELDQFKNENTTAPNRICLSTQIDLMDDFLEMERLAALPDTASDQPNVGQGTDTVYAEVEALVQKNDALEKKLAKMEADKIELEMDLNECQKQLVVSQSRVKEAELEVIELQTQLTFANKSIKEEYEELKASRAKNEKVESKLRAAQTEVEELISKICSLEEEIDKERALSADKLELEVDLIECQKQLKVSQSRVKEVELEVIELQKQLVVANKSNEEEYEELKVSRAKNENAESKLRATQTEAEELISKICSLEEEIEKERALSAGNLAKCEKLEEELLRVKKETQLHQDTETLHREGVDSELMFKQEKELALAATRFSECRKTIESLGQKLMSLATLEDFIFDSEDTMELTSEVTPPGPQDGGEQLKLHNSDLSFPKRDSSTSLNPSNSFGKSHFSFGRFYPTRA
- the LOC11429495 gene encoding fatty acid amide hydrolase, with protein sequence MSLFKRKCVVYTPANDVDLSPYSTEFYLQANVKAPRMTGILVKIFTYLLELPIIGTILLYILLKKNLIHELITNAELEESPLYVPLHDFEDIEEKDVKFIDPSSSPPEKVQHAIDCLPISVGKKPNGTNPFCRWTIMDYSKAYRSGDITPRLVAESFVAAIDESIKPPLQMGFFIHYNVDDILRQATESTLRYQRGEPISVLDGVPVAIKDEIDCLPYPTTGGTKWLHKERPCKDDACCVKRLRQCGTILVGKSNMHELGSGTSGINPHYGPTRNPYDCKKIAGGSSGGSASLVSAGLCPVALGVDGGGSVRMPAALCGVVGLKPTFARIPHDGVLPINWTVGMVGILAGTVEDAMIVYAALSGEIPSHHPSSVLTKINIPRLSSTKSISHIRLAKYGKWFDDCSNDVKVCCSLALHKLQDHYNWKIIDVTVPEIEVMRLAHYITIGSECSTALDSYKEKNFAELGWDVRVAQSIYGAFSGIEYVKAQRIRNRQLQFHKKIFSEADVIVSPTTGVTAYPIQDDALKTGELDYVNGAALVRYSIAGNFLGLPAVTVPVGYDKFGLPIGLQFIGRPWSEATLIHLAFAMQAICMPDYRKPELYYDLLRR